The following coding sequences are from one Seonamhaeicola sp. ML3 window:
- a CDS encoding AraC family transcriptional regulator, which translates to MKNSYKKYLITTKNDDYWGFYINNLGRNVIQKNTEYPSKDHPDQYNFTWKEGRVLNEFHLVLITKGQGVFQSKATGEINVNDGDVFLLFPGIWHSYKPKKSTGWTERWVGFSGEIASQFLLNGFFNSQAPIISKCNRPSVLNHFNTLFKLFDEEPYGYQRVASGICLQLMAELFNIKTGGNNAEYLSSIVSRAKQVMYNNINSTIDLVALASNLGISYSKFRIDFKKQTGTSPLQYFLLLKIEKAKELLLQTDKSQKEIAFELGFESDYYFNRLFKRKTGLAPGKFKNKTT; encoded by the coding sequence ATGAAAAATAGTTATAAAAAATATCTAATAACCACAAAAAATGATGATTATTGGGGGTTTTACATAAACAACTTAGGACGAAATGTTATTCAAAAAAACACTGAATACCCATCAAAAGACCATCCAGACCAATATAATTTCACTTGGAAAGAAGGTCGGGTTTTAAATGAATTTCATTTAGTACTCATAACAAAAGGCCAGGGTGTTTTTCAAAGTAAAGCTACAGGAGAAATAAATGTTAATGATGGTGATGTGTTTTTATTATTCCCTGGTATTTGGCATAGTTATAAGCCAAAAAAAAGCACTGGATGGACGGAAAGATGGGTTGGCTTTTCTGGAGAAATAGCTTCTCAATTTCTTTTGAATGGTTTTTTTAATAGCCAAGCCCCAATAATTTCGAAATGTAACAGACCCTCTGTTTTAAATCACTTTAACACACTTTTTAAGCTATTTGATGAAGAGCCCTACGGCTATCAAAGAGTAGCATCGGGCATTTGCCTGCAACTTATGGCTGAACTCTTTAATATTAAAACTGGAGGTAACAATGCCGAATACCTAAGCTCTATTGTATCTAGAGCTAAACAAGTGATGTATAACAACATAAATTCAACTATAGATTTGGTGGCGTTGGCTTCCAATCTAGGTATTAGCTACTCAAAATTTAGAATAGATTTTAAAAAGCAAACAGGAACTTCGCCTTTGCAATACTTTCTATTATTGAAAATTGAAAAAGCCAAGGAACTTCTTTTACAGACTGATAAATCTCAAAAGGAAATAGCTTTTGAATTGGGTTTTGAATCAGATTATTATTTTAACCGACTGTTTAAACGTAAAACAGGTTTAGCCCCTGGTAAATTTAAGAATAAAACGACTTAG
- a CDS encoding family 78 glycoside hydrolase catalytic domain has translation MALLRNTTAYLNFCYIVFLVFSLFFVSCEQVATVSVTELKCEYKTNPLGVDNTLPRFSWNMLDINGIRGQKQTAYQVLVANSLGVLNNNEGNVWDSGKVLTNASVNNVFSGNTLESGKQYFWKVKVWDANGLESEWSKIANFSMGLLGSNDWKGDWIYKKDQNKKDHNWYRKNVSLDKTPQSAFIHVASFGYHELYVNGKKVGDEVMNPVNSFLKKRLPYLTYDIKDYLKEGDNVIGIWHAAGWARWGRVKDYFDPPFVFKAQANIDLGEDRMTIVSDASWKCKKSYSSYNSSWDILDFGGEIIDERLREDDWNTAEYDDSNWANAVVFEDAEMQEVTMADVNLGPKGAIRAPSTDANPPTSKITATLSAQMVEPQVKFKEVTPIGITKNEDGHYVIDMGENYTGYFQMNLYNGKAGDTVTFEIADHKEVSTSWEQRSKYIYDETGKGHFTNRFNLAGGRFVTIYGINYKPELKDIKGYVITNNRKQISQFESSSELLNKIYQVNLNTYIANTIDGILVDCPHRERRGWGEVTVAAMYGDALPNFESGAYMMQYAQFMQDAQADDGKMRAVINGDDFEFLMWMANSPITIWETYRMLGDKQLLENHYPTLKKWMHWLYEHSNYETQDALRIGERGTLEFPGLGDWCTPRGNFWTSSNSPESEHFNNCVYAFMLESALEIAKTLNKKDDVKLFSDRLEVQRKATHQKIYDAQTGKYGEGHQVNQAFALLSGVTPESEQQKVYDNLVDQVLYKFPYYDTGSSGQALYTRYFIEHGERMDLIYELLKDKRHPSYGYFLEQGKTVWPERWSAIGNSQIHTCYTGIGGYFIKGFAGIRSDPEQPGMQQFIVKPAPVGDLTFVNASYQSPYGEVISNWKITDDTATFHVEIPVNTSAKIYIPANEIDSIFEGGTSIEKSEDIKYIGSENSDAVGNYIIFEVASGVYDFEVSELPKVSYPGPLTKPENLALIGRMNASSMTIDSEKLPLFEAFRANDEKLETHWKASSKSNEWLEVEWFKPQTFNKIIVNENGNNITNHKLQFWDGSQWKDIAIGNSCGVNKVYEFEEVTSHKCRLFLKQAKAKVEITEIQIFNTMK, from the coding sequence ATGGCACTTTTACGTAACACCACTGCGTATCTCAATTTCTGTTACATTGTTTTTTTAGTTTTTAGCTTGTTTTTTGTGTCTTGTGAACAAGTTGCTACGGTTTCTGTTACAGAACTTAAATGCGAGTATAAAACCAACCCTTTAGGTGTTGATAACACATTGCCAAGATTTAGTTGGAATATGCTAGATATCAATGGTATAAGAGGGCAAAAACAAACAGCCTATCAAGTTTTAGTGGCTAACAGTCTAGGGGTTCTAAACAATAACGAAGGTAATGTTTGGGATTCTGGCAAAGTGTTAACCAATGCATCCGTTAATAATGTGTTTTCAGGAAATACTTTAGAATCAGGAAAGCAGTACTTCTGGAAGGTAAAAGTTTGGGACGCCAATGGTTTGGAGTCTGAGTGGAGCAAGATTGCTAATTTTTCAATGGGATTATTAGGGTCTAATGATTGGAAAGGCGATTGGATATACAAAAAAGACCAGAACAAAAAAGACCACAATTGGTATAGAAAGAACGTGTCTTTAGATAAAACACCACAATCTGCCTTTATTCATGTAGCCTCTTTTGGATATCATGAATTGTATGTGAACGGGAAAAAAGTTGGTGATGAAGTGATGAATCCTGTCAACTCATTCCTTAAAAAGCGCTTACCCTATCTCACTTATGATATTAAGGATTATTTAAAGGAAGGTGATAACGTCATCGGAATTTGGCATGCGGCAGGTTGGGCAAGATGGGGACGTGTAAAAGATTATTTCGACCCGCCTTTTGTATTTAAAGCTCAAGCTAATATTGATTTAGGTGAAGACAGGATGACCATAGTTTCAGATGCCTCATGGAAATGCAAAAAAAGTTACAGTTCTTACAATAGTTCCTGGGATATATTAGATTTTGGTGGTGAAATTATTGATGAACGTTTACGTGAAGACGATTGGAATACTGCTGAATACGATGATAGTAATTGGGCAAATGCCGTTGTTTTTGAGGATGCAGAAATGCAAGAAGTTACTATGGCTGATGTTAACTTAGGGCCAAAAGGCGCAATAAGAGCACCGAGTACAGATGCTAATCCGCCAACAAGTAAAATTACAGCGACCTTAAGTGCACAAATGGTAGAACCTCAAGTGAAGTTTAAGGAAGTAACGCCTATTGGTATCACTAAAAATGAAGACGGCCATTATGTGATTGATATGGGCGAAAACTACACCGGTTATTTCCAAATGAACCTGTATAATGGTAAAGCGGGAGATACCGTTACTTTTGAAATTGCCGACCATAAAGAGGTATCCACTTCTTGGGAACAGCGCAGCAAATACATTTATGATGAAACTGGCAAAGGCCATTTTACCAATCGATTCAATTTGGCAGGAGGGCGCTTTGTAACCATTTATGGTATTAATTATAAACCCGAATTAAAAGATATTAAAGGTTACGTTATTACCAATAATCGTAAACAAATAAGTCAGTTTGAAAGCTCAAGCGAGTTATTGAATAAGATATACCAAGTGAATTTGAATACCTACATCGCCAATACAATAGATGGTATTTTGGTAGATTGTCCACATCGCGAACGTAGAGGTTGGGGAGAAGTTACCGTGGCCGCTATGTACGGAGATGCACTGCCTAATTTTGAAAGTGGCGCCTACATGATGCAATATGCGCAATTTATGCAAGATGCTCAGGCCGATGATGGTAAAATGCGAGCCGTAATTAATGGAGACGATTTTGAGTTTTTAATGTGGATGGCAAACAGCCCAATAACCATTTGGGAAACTTACCGTATGTTAGGAGATAAACAGTTGTTAGAAAATCACTATCCAACATTAAAAAAGTGGATGCATTGGTTGTATGAACATTCCAACTATGAAACTCAAGATGCTTTAAGAATTGGTGAACGAGGCACTCTAGAATTCCCGGGATTGGGCGATTGGTGTACGCCACGAGGTAATTTTTGGACGTCGAGTAATTCACCAGAATCCGAGCATTTTAATAATTGCGTATATGCTTTTATGCTAGAATCGGCTTTAGAAATTGCAAAAACCCTCAATAAAAAGGACGATGTAAAACTATTTTCGGACCGTTTGGAAGTACAGCGAAAGGCAACACATCAAAAGATATATGATGCCCAAACTGGAAAATATGGTGAAGGGCATCAAGTAAATCAGGCTTTTGCTTTACTTTCAGGCGTTACTCCTGAGTCAGAACAACAAAAGGTTTACGATAATTTAGTGGATCAAGTATTGTATAAATTCCCGTATTACGATACCGGTAGTTCGGGTCAGGCCCTTTACACCCGCTATTTTATAGAGCATGGGGAGCGTATGGATTTAATTTATGAACTATTAAAAGACAAACGTCACCCAAGCTATGGCTACTTTTTGGAGCAAGGTAAAACCGTGTGGCCAGAGCGCTGGTCGGCTATTGGGAACAGTCAAATTCACACCTGTTACACGGGTATTGGTGGTTATTTTATTAAAGGTTTTGCGGGAATTAGATCAGACCCAGAGCAACCAGGAATGCAACAATTTATCGTGAAACCAGCTCCTGTAGGTGATTTAACTTTTGTAAATGCAAGTTATCAATCCCCTTATGGCGAGGTAATTTCAAATTGGAAAATTACTGATGATACTGCAACGTTTCACGTTGAAATCCCTGTAAATACTTCAGCTAAAATTTATATTCCAGCAAATGAAATCGACTCAATTTTTGAAGGTGGAACGAGTATTGAAAAATCAGAGGATATTAAATATATCGGTTCTGAGAACAGCGATGCAGTAGGTAATTATATCATTTTTGAAGTGGCTTCTGGTGTGTATGATTTTGAAGTATCTGAATTGCCAAAAGTAAGTTATCCTGGGCCTTTAACTAAACCAGAGAATTTAGCATTAATCGGACGTATGAATGCCTCTTCTATGACTATAGATTCTGAAAAATTACCACTTTTTGAAGCATTTAGAGCAAATGATGAAAAGTTAGAAACACATTGGAAAGCGAGTTCAAAATCGAACGAATGGCTGGAAGTTGAATGGTTTAAACCACAGACCTTTAACAAAATTATTGTTAATGAAAATGGTAATAATATTACAAACCATAAGTTACAATTTTGGGATGGTTCGCAATGGAAAGATATTGCTATTGGTAACTCATGTGGAGTAAATAAAGTATATGAGTTTGAAGAGGTAACATCTCATAAATGCCGACTTTTCCTAAAGCAAGCTAAAGCTAAAGTGGAGATTACAGAAATTCAGATTTTCAACACAATGAAATAA
- a CDS encoding sulfatase: MMSLKYRLIITLFTLVGLVSCKKEETVKQPNIIYVCADQWRASSVGFGGDKTVKTPNIDKLADAGLNFTNCVSVDPVCTPYRAALMTGKYPTSTGMFLNDLYLPSDELCMGEIYQQAGYNTAYIGKWHLDGHGRKGYIPPERRQGWEYWKGAECDHHNPRSHYYTGNSNEIQYWESFDVFAQTADAQNYIQEHASDDNPFVLMLSYGPPHPASPPAPKEYRDMYPLDDIELLPNVPEEYHDEARAALQNYYALGSAVDSSVGELIQTIKAAGIEDNTILVFTSDHGGMIRSHSLPVVWKQVHWDESARVPFLMYYPGLKEHTSRQVKTPINTSDILPTLLGLSGISIPETIEGEDVSAMLKEGNEIEGRSSLYMSVAPIVGQGDAYRAIRTDRYSYTRLVDGTRLLFDIIDDPYEMNNLIGNIEFEDISNTLEKKLQEHLNKIGDTFEAPAHYIEKWGYVLGDKDEIPYKGETIVQSPKPIN, from the coding sequence ATGATGAGTTTAAAATACAGATTGATAATAACGCTTTTCACATTAGTTGGTTTAGTAAGTTGTAAAAAGGAAGAAACGGTAAAACAACCAAATATTATATATGTGTGCGCCGACCAATGGCGTGCATCTTCAGTTGGTTTTGGTGGAGATAAAACAGTAAAGACACCAAATATCGACAAGTTAGCCGATGCTGGGCTTAATTTTACCAATTGTGTTTCAGTAGACCCAGTTTGTACACCTTATAGAGCGGCTTTAATGACAGGAAAATATCCAACATCTACTGGTATGTTTTTAAACGATTTGTATTTGCCATCAGATGAATTGTGTATGGGAGAAATCTATCAACAAGCAGGCTATAATACAGCTTATATTGGTAAATGGCATTTAGATGGTCATGGTCGCAAAGGTTATATTCCACCTGAGCGTCGTCAAGGTTGGGAGTATTGGAAAGGTGCAGAATGCGACCATCATAACCCCCGTTCGCATTACTATACAGGGAATTCAAACGAAATACAATATTGGGAGAGCTTTGATGTATTTGCACAAACAGCAGATGCGCAAAATTACATTCAAGAACATGCAAGTGATGACAACCCTTTTGTTTTAATGCTGTCTTACGGGCCTCCACATCCTGCTTCTCCACCGGCACCAAAAGAATACAGAGACATGTATCCATTAGATGATATTGAGTTATTACCCAATGTGCCTGAGGAATATCATGATGAAGCACGTGCAGCATTGCAAAATTATTATGCACTTGGTTCGGCTGTAGACAGTAGTGTGGGAGAATTAATCCAAACTATAAAGGCAGCAGGTATAGAAGATAACACTATTCTGGTATTTACCTCAGACCATGGTGGAATGATTCGCTCTCATAGTTTACCAGTAGTTTGGAAACAAGTACATTGGGATGAATCTGCCAGAGTACCTTTTTTAATGTATTATCCAGGTTTGAAAGAGCATACATCAAGACAAGTAAAAACACCTATTAATACCTCTGATATTTTACCAACTCTACTGGGGCTTTCTGGTATAAGCATTCCAGAAACCATCGAAGGAGAAGATGTTTCCGCTATGCTTAAAGAAGGTAATGAAATTGAAGGACGCTCTTCTCTTTACATGTCCGTGGCGCCAATTGTAGGACAAGGAGACGCCTATCGTGCCATTAGAACTGACCGTTATTCATATACACGTTTGGTAGATGGCACACGTTTGCTTTTTGATATTATAGACGACCCTTATGAAATGAATAACCTTATCGGTAATATAGAATTTGAAGACATAAGCAATACATTAGAAAAGAAATTGCAAGAGCATTTGAATAAGATTGGAGATACTTTTGAAGCCCCGGCACACTATATCGAAAAATGGGGTTATGTACTGGGAGACAAAGATGAAATACCATACAAAGGAGAAACTATTGTTCAGTCTCCAAAGCCAATAAATTAA
- a CDS encoding family 78 glycoside hydrolase catalytic domain, with protein sequence MMQHKKKVILLFLAFTVFFLCVNANKNIFRSDSTEKGNIITDTINWDSAKWIGFTKDHRPEKWATRDLVRNQPPMNINTWKPTEEDLKVTRRKTHPSVLLRNSFSITKEVKSAEVAICGLGLYELYLNGKKVGDRVLDPAQTSYNKRAFYVRHNVTEAIRKNNSLGVMLGNGFYGQNMAFAPGLSYGKPRATMVLNIIYKDGTKEQIVTDESWKAHSSPILFDNIYHGETYDAREAITGWSSYKFDDTSWETVEIMKAPTQNVLEQDLEPMRKIRTVTPIAIWKAEQGWILDMGQNMTGWLAISVKEKEGTVVKMRFSEHLMPDKQSIDPASTGIHVTGNTQTDIYICKGDGIETWEPRFTYHAFRYVQIEGLSTEPDLSQFTGWLVRTDAGLIGTFKSSDPLINKFYDVSMWTIEDNIQGLLSDCPHRERCAWMGDAYVVAEAASFNFDLKRLWQKTSADMETVLGVSKAHFKDPFPYDLRAPSNISVGKRLCLQARPDWGAATIMVPWFSYVYYGDTAIIEGAWDMMEGWMAYLDEKVQEDGIINGGFGDWCPPGGNPEMDTPPALTSTALYYQSLISMEKMALVLDKKEAANSYADKAKLVKTAFNQTFFNAETKSYGSQTGNAFALYSGLVPDGLEQMVADNLANFIMKDKNGHYSTGIFGHRPLYTVLNDYGHDEVTKHLWSITDYPSLGFMTEEHDLTVWPEGVSNWDKKERYYRHSFNHPMQSGFAASFHESLGGIRPNEDFPGFKKFYLKPTFLKGVDWVEATHKSPQGTIGSSWKKEDSDIIWSIVVPDNSEAIIQLPHYQKEQITLNNTPANANAFSVSSGEHTIRISNLK encoded by the coding sequence ATGATGCAACATAAAAAGAAAGTAATACTACTGTTTTTAGCGTTTACCGTGTTTTTCCTTTGCGTAAACGCTAACAAAAATATATTCAGAAGTGATTCTACCGAGAAAGGGAACATAATTACCGATACTATAAATTGGGACAGCGCCAAATGGATTGGCTTCACCAAAGACCATCGCCCCGAAAAGTGGGCAACGAGAGATTTGGTACGTAACCAACCACCCATGAATATTAATACTTGGAAACCTACGGAGGAAGATTTGAAAGTAACTCGACGCAAAACCCATCCTTCTGTGCTTCTAAGAAATTCATTTTCAATAACTAAAGAAGTGAAATCAGCAGAAGTGGCTATTTGTGGATTAGGACTTTATGAATTGTATTTAAATGGTAAAAAAGTAGGCGACCGTGTACTTGATCCCGCCCAAACCTCATACAACAAGCGGGCTTTTTATGTACGTCATAATGTAACCGAAGCGATTCGTAAAAACAACAGTTTGGGAGTAATGTTGGGTAATGGGTTTTACGGACAAAATATGGCTTTTGCTCCTGGGCTTTCTTATGGAAAACCGAGAGCAACCATGGTGTTAAATATTATTTACAAAGACGGAACTAAAGAACAAATTGTTACCGATGAAAGTTGGAAAGCGCACAGTAGTCCTATCCTTTTCGATAATATTTATCATGGAGAAACTTACGATGCACGTGAAGCGATAACTGGTTGGAGTAGCTATAAGTTTGATGATACCTCTTGGGAAACTGTTGAGATAATGAAAGCACCAACACAAAATGTATTGGAGCAAGATTTAGAACCCATGCGAAAGATTAGAACAGTTACGCCTATAGCAATTTGGAAAGCAGAACAGGGTTGGATATTGGATATGGGGCAAAACATGACGGGTTGGTTAGCCATTTCTGTAAAAGAAAAAGAAGGTACTGTTGTAAAAATGCGTTTTTCAGAACACCTCATGCCCGATAAACAAAGTATAGACCCCGCATCTACTGGAATTCACGTGACTGGAAATACCCAAACCGATATATATATCTGTAAAGGCGATGGTATTGAAACTTGGGAGCCACGCTTTACCTATCACGCCTTTCGCTATGTTCAAATTGAAGGTTTAAGTACAGAACCAGATTTGAGTCAATTTACAGGTTGGTTGGTTCGCACTGATGCAGGACTTATAGGAACTTTTAAAAGTTCTGACCCACTAATAAATAAGTTTTATGATGTGTCTATGTGGACTATCGAAGACAATATTCAAGGGTTGTTGAGTGATTGTCCGCACCGCGAGCGCTGTGCGTGGATGGGAGATGCTTATGTGGTAGCTGAAGCGGCTAGTTTTAATTTCGATTTAAAACGTTTGTGGCAAAAAACATCTGCCGACATGGAAACGGTTTTAGGGGTGTCTAAGGCACATTTTAAAGACCCTTTTCCTTACGATTTGCGCGCGCCGTCTAATATTTCCGTTGGAAAACGGCTCTGTTTACAAGCGCGACCAGATTGGGGAGCCGCCACTATTATGGTACCGTGGTTTTCGTATGTGTATTATGGCGATACCGCCATCATTGAAGGCGCTTGGGATATGATGGAAGGCTGGATGGCTTACCTAGATGAAAAGGTACAAGAAGATGGTATCATAAACGGTGGATTTGGCGATTGGTGCCCACCGGGAGGTAATCCAGAAATGGATACGCCGCCGGCGTTAACGTCAACAGCTTTGTATTATCAGTCTTTAATATCTATGGAAAAAATGGCATTAGTGTTGGATAAAAAAGAAGCTGCCAATAGTTATGCCGACAAAGCGAAATTGGTCAAGACCGCTTTTAATCAAACCTTTTTTAATGCAGAAACGAAGTCCTATGGTTCTCAAACTGGTAATGCCTTTGCGTTGTATTCAGGTTTGGTTCCTGACGGTTTAGAGCAGATGGTTGCTGATAATTTAGCCAACTTTATCATGAAAGATAAAAATGGGCATTACAGTACGGGAATTTTTGGGCATCGTCCGTTATATACCGTATTAAATGATTACGGACACGATGAAGTGACAAAGCACTTATGGAGTATTACCGATTATCCTAGTTTAGGATTTATGACCGAGGAGCACGATTTAACCGTATGGCCAGAAGGTGTTAGCAATTGGGATAAGAAGGAGAGGTATTATCGACATTCATTTAACCACCCTATGCAAAGTGGTTTTGCGGCTTCGTTTCATGAAAGTTTGGGAGGTATAAGGCCTAACGAAGATTTTCCGGGATTTAAAAAATTCTATTTAAAGCCAACGTTTCTTAAAGGTGTAGATTGGGTCGAGGCAACGCACAAATCGCCACAGGGTACCATTGGAAGTTCATGGAAAAAAGAGGATTCAGATATTATTTGGTCTATTGTTGTTCCTGATAATTCCGAAGCTATTATTCAGCTACCACATTATCAAAAAGAACAAATCACATTAAACAATACACCGGCAAATGCCAACGCATTTAGTGTGTCTTCAGGTGAACACACTATACGGATATCAAATTTAAAATAA